The following are encoded together in the Gasterosteus aculeatus chromosome 7, fGasAcu3.hap1.1, whole genome shotgun sequence genome:
- the LOC120822852 gene encoding lysosomal proton-coupled steroid conjugate and bile acid symporter SLC46A3, producing the protein MKRIFLVEPLVALYAFAVFLIFPLSQQYVYRRFWVEVTGTPYPISDNTSRCMENININSSSSNDSIYHEVVQRLAARFSTYTVIASTIPSLIVTLLLVTYSDRGGRKIAIIMPLIGSLIYTLGLLTVSYFELNIYLLILVSFSSSLFGGLGTFLGGVFAYIADLTKGDREKTLRMGGVETMIGLTSGVAAICTGYFLKAAGFNWPFLTSAILQFFNLLYAVFVLKETVTAAPTDSDLLNGSPRRSGGKQIFYGVYDMFTRASRRARKILVLLTIVFISFAIAYIGALPLVTLYELNKPLCWNEILIGYGSALSTTAFITSFLGLTAFTCCRVPQLVIVVLGILSAMSGLILLAFAKTTLLMFMVRGPMLLAMMPFPVLRAMLSKIVSKSEQGALFAAISFLENVTTNVATAVFNSIYSATLEWYPGFPFLLAAGLCTIPLLFVGLVSRIGVDVAEEVLVQEAVEKEEEDEDLVEGQGS; encoded by the exons ATGAAGCGTATCTTCCTCGTGGAGCCGTTGGTTGCGCTGTACGCTTTCGCCGTTTTTCTCATCTTTCCTCTCTCGCAGCAGTATGTGTACCGGAGGTTCTGGGTGGAGGTGACAGGAACACCTTATCCCATCTCTGACAATACCTCCAGATGTATGGAAAACATAaacatcaacagcagcagcagcaacgatTCCATTTACCATGAG gTGGTACAAAGGCTGGCAGCTCGCTTCTCCACTTACACAGTGATCGCCTCCACCATCCCCTCTTTGATTGTCACGCTCTTGCTCGTGACCTATAGTGACCGGGGAGGACGCAAGATTGCAATCATCATGCCTTTGATTGGCAGCTTAATATACACCCTGGGCTTACTCACTGTGTCCTACTTTGAGTTAAACATCTACTTGCTGATCCTCGTCTCGTTCAGTAGTTCCCTGTTTGGCGGCTTGGGCACATTTCTCGGTGGCGTTTTTGCCTACATAGCAGACTTGACTAAGGGTGACCGCGAGAAGACTCTGCGCATGGGGGGAGTGGAAACGATGATTGGCCTGACTTCTGGGGTGGCTGCCATATGCACAGGCTACTTTCTGAAAGCTGCAGGCTTTAACTGGCCTTTCCTGACCTCGGCGATATTGCAGTTTTTCAACCTTCTCTATGCAGTTTTCGTCCTGAAAGAGACGGTGACGGCGGCTCCCACCGACTCTGATCTTTTAAATGGGTCTCCTCGGCGCTCGGGCGGGAAGCAAATTTTCTATGGGGTCTACGACATGTTTACAAGGGCCAGCCGCAGGGCTCGGAAAATATTGGTCCTCCTGACAATCGTCTTCATCAGTTTCGCCATCGCCTATATCGGTGCGCTTCCCCTGGTGACGCTCTATGAGCTGAACAAGCCACTCTGCTGGAATGAGATTTTGATCGGCTATGGCAGCGCACTTTCCACCACAGCGTTCATTACCAGTTTTTTAGGACTGACGGCGTTCACGTGCTGCCGTGTGCCACAGCTGGTCATCGTCGTGCTAGGGATCCTGTCCGCCATGTCCGGCTTGATCCTGTTGGCCTTTGCCAAGACGACTCTACTGATGTTCATGG TGAGGGGGCCAATGCTTCTGGCCATGATGCCTTTCCCAGTTCTGCGCGCCATGTTGTCGAAGATCGTCTCAAAGTCTGAGCAGG gagCCCTGTTTGCAGCCATTTCCTTCCTGGAAAATGTGACTACTAATGTAGCAACCGCAGTTTTCAACAGCATCTATTCCGCTACGCTGGAGTGGTACCCTGGCTTCCCCTTCCTATTGGCTGCAGGACTCTGCACCATCCCATTGCTTTTTGTGGG GTTGGTGAGTCGGATAGGAGTGGATGTTGCTGAAGAGGTCTTAGTGCAAGAGGCTgttgaaaaagaagaggaagacgaggatcTCGTTGAAGGCCAGGGCTCTTAG